Proteins found in one Rhodobacter capsulatus SB 1003 genomic segment:
- a CDS encoding quinone oxidoreductase family protein yields the protein MSYAMVVTAPGGVENFRLLERDVPQPGPGEVLLRQTAIGLNYIDVYFRTGLYPWGVPADLITGGEAAGVIEAVGPGVDLPVGQRVAYTVRNGAYASHRVIAAEDLVPIPEGISDEIAAAVMLKGLTVHYLIHHSYPAAAGDCVLVHAAAGGVGLLAGQWLKHKGVRALGTAGTAEKCALALAHGYDAVIDYKTRDFVAETMRLTEGKGVKAVYDSVGAVTVKKSVEVLETFGTLVSFGQSSGPALDFRITDLSRGSLRLTRPTLFHHTAQPGWLRKASAEMFDLILKGTIRVEIGQRYDLKDVAAAHTALESRKTTGCTILTP from the coding sequence ATGAGCTATGCGATGGTGGTGACCGCTCCCGGCGGGGTGGAGAATTTTCGTCTGCTGGAGCGCGATGTGCCGCAGCCGGGTCCGGGCGAAGTGCTGTTGCGGCAGACCGCGATCGGGCTGAACTATATCGATGTCTATTTTCGCACCGGGCTTTATCCCTGGGGCGTGCCTGCGGATCTGATAACCGGGGGCGAGGCTGCGGGGGTGATCGAAGCGGTCGGTCCCGGCGTCGATCTGCCGGTGGGACAGCGCGTCGCCTATACGGTGCGCAATGGCGCCTATGCGAGCCACCGGGTGATTGCGGCCGAGGATCTGGTGCCGATCCCGGAGGGGATCAGCGACGAGATCGCGGCGGCGGTGATGCTCAAGGGGCTGACCGTGCATTACCTGATCCATCATTCCTATCCGGCCGCCGCGGGGGACTGCGTTCTGGTGCATGCGGCGGCGGGCGGTGTCGGGCTGCTGGCCGGGCAATGGCTGAAACACAAGGGCGTGCGGGCGCTTGGCACGGCGGGCACGGCCGAGAAATGCGCGCTGGCGCTGGCGCATGGCTATGATGCGGTGATCGATTACAAGACCAGAGATTTCGTCGCCGAGACGATGCGGCTGACCGAGGGCAAGGGCGTGAAGGCGGTCTACGATTCCGTTGGCGCGGTGACGGTGAAGAAATCGGTCGAAGTGCTGGAGACTTTCGGAACGCTGGTCAGTTTCGGGCAAAGCTCGGGACCGGCGCTTGATTTTCGGATCACCGATCTTTCCCGCGGCTCTTTGCGTCTGACACGGCCGACGCTGTTTCATCACACGGCGCAACCGGGCTGGCTGCGCAAGGCGAGCGCCGAAATGTTCGATCTGATCCTGAAGGGAACGATCCGGGTCGAGATCGGTCAGCGCTATGACCTGAAAGATGTCGCCGCGGCCCATACGGCGCTTGAAAGCCGAAAGACCACCGGCTGCACGATTTTGACCCCGTGA
- the cbbR gene encoding LysR family regulator CbbR, translating into MVRLDGITMKQLRALRAVAKWGSLTAAGQALGLTTPAIHTQIKGLEDAVQVRLLQRAADGAGSDLTDAGHAMLAAAKRIEDALSQAGADLAALSRGKTGRVTLGVVSTAKYFAPRLVKALSLSHPDIEVALRVGNRETTIEGLERGAFEIAIMGRPPRRPPVLAEPLGPHPHTLLVPPGHRLLGQGVSADALLDEVFLTREPGSGTRILMERWLDRVADGRAFETMEMESNETIKQAVMAGLGIAFLSLHTVTEELGSGRLVELSAPGLPIVRNWFMVRREDEVPRPVAERLWEAILALRGSYFPTIPMIDAS; encoded by the coding sequence ATGGTCCGGCTGGACGGGATCACGATGAAGCAACTGCGCGCGCTGAGGGCGGTTGCAAAATGGGGCTCGCTGACTGCGGCGGGACAGGCGCTTGGCCTGACGACGCCAGCAATTCATACGCAAATCAAGGGTTTGGAGGACGCAGTTCAAGTGCGTCTTTTGCAGCGGGCCGCCGATGGCGCGGGGTCGGACCTGACCGATGCCGGTCATGCGATGCTGGCGGCGGCGAAGCGGATCGAAGACGCTTTGTCGCAGGCCGGGGCCGATCTGGCAGCGCTATCACGCGGGAAAACCGGCCGGGTGACGCTGGGCGTGGTCTCGACGGCGAAATATTTCGCGCCAAGGCTGGTCAAGGCCCTGAGTCTTTCGCACCCGGATATCGAGGTGGCGCTGCGGGTGGGCAACCGCGAGACCACGATCGAGGGGCTGGAACGCGGCGCCTTTGAAATTGCGATCATGGGGCGGCCGCCGCGGCGCCCGCCGGTTCTGGCCGAGCCGCTGGGGCCGCATCCGCATACGCTGCTCGTGCCGCCGGGGCATCGGCTGCTGGGGCAGGGGGTCAGTGCGGATGCGCTGCTGGACGAGGTGTTCCTGACGCGCGAACCGGGCTCGGGGACGCGGATCCTGATGGAGCGCTGGCTGGACCGGGTGGCGGACGGACGCGCTTTCGAGACGATGGAGATGGAGAGCAACGAGACGATCAAGCAGGCGGTCATGGCGGGGCTGGGCATCGCCTTTCTCAGCCTGCATACGGTGACCGAGGAGCTGGGCTCGGGGCGGCTGGTGGAGCTTTCGGCGCCGGGGCTGCCGATCGTGCGCAACTGGTTCATGGTGCGGCGCGAGGACGAGGTGCCAAGGCCGGTGGCCGAACGGCTGTGGGAAGCGATCCTGGCGCTTCGGGGCAGCTATTTTCCAACGATTCCGATGATTGACGCGTCGTGA
- a CDS encoding alpha-D-glucose phosphate-specific phosphoglucomutase, translating to MTTHPTRPFEGQKPGTSGLRKKTPVFMQPGYLENFVQSTFDAIGGVAGKTLVLGGDGRYFGVEAAQVILKIAAAGGAARMIVGQGSWLSTPAASNLIRLRKADGGIILSASHNPGGPDEDFGVKYNMANGGPAPEAVTDAIFARTQVIDSYRKLDAPDVNLTMVGESRLGDMVVDVIDPVSAYADMMESIFDFKALRGLFHEGFAMRMDSMCAITGPYAVEIFENRLGAAKGTVVHEQPLPDFGGMHPDPNPTWAHELMAEMMGPDAPDFGAASDGDGDRNMIVGRGIYVSPSDSLAVIAANAHLVPGYAQGLKGVARSMPTSAAVDRVAEALKLACYETPTGWKFFGNLMDAGRVSLCGEESFGTGSDHVREKDGLWAVLMWLNIIAARNMGVAEIMADHWETFGRNYYSRHDYEALPVDQANAMLGDLRDRLSSLKGTQVQGLVVQDADEFSYEDPVDGSISAHQGFRILFEGGSRAVLRLSGTGTEGATLRVYLERYVAGPEGLTEDPQHALAPIIAATEDLVGIKARTGRKGPDVIT from the coding sequence ATGACCACCCATCCGACACGCCCGTTCGAGGGCCAGAAACCCGGGACGTCCGGGTTGCGCAAGAAAACGCCCGTCTTCATGCAACCGGGCTATCTCGAGAATTTCGTCCAAAGCACGTTCGATGCGATCGGCGGAGTTGCCGGAAAGACGCTCGTCCTCGGGGGCGATGGCCGCTATTTCGGCGTCGAAGCTGCTCAAGTGATCCTGAAGATCGCGGCAGCTGGCGGTGCGGCGCGGATGATCGTGGGGCAGGGGTCCTGGCTCTCGACGCCTGCGGCCTCCAACTTGATCCGTCTGCGCAAGGCCGATGGCGGCATCATCCTTTCCGCAAGTCACAATCCGGGCGGCCCCGACGAGGATTTCGGGGTCAAGTACAACATGGCCAATGGCGGTCCCGCGCCGGAGGCGGTGACGGACGCGATATTTGCACGCACGCAGGTCATCGACTCTTATCGGAAGCTCGACGCGCCAGATGTCAATCTGACGATGGTCGGTGAAAGCCGCTTGGGCGACATGGTGGTGGACGTCATCGACCCGGTGTCGGCCTATGCCGACATGATGGAATCCATTTTTGATTTCAAGGCGTTGCGGGGTCTCTTTCACGAGGGATTCGCGATGCGGATGGACAGCATGTGCGCCATCACCGGTCCCTATGCGGTGGAGATTTTCGAAAACCGGCTGGGCGCTGCGAAAGGCACGGTCGTTCACGAACAACCGCTTCCGGATTTTGGCGGCATGCATCCGGATCCGAATCCGACCTGGGCACATGAGTTGATGGCCGAGATGATGGGCCCCGATGCGCCCGATTTCGGGGCGGCTTCGGACGGCGACGGGGACCGCAACATGATTGTCGGTCGCGGCATCTATGTGTCGCCCTCGGACAGCCTTGCCGTCATCGCCGCCAATGCGCATCTGGTGCCCGGTTATGCGCAAGGTCTGAAGGGGGTGGCGCGGTCGATGCCGACCTCTGCCGCCGTTGATCGGGTGGCCGAGGCCTTGAAACTGGCGTGTTATGAAACGCCGACGGGGTGGAAATTCTTCGGCAATCTGATGGATGCCGGACGGGTCAGCCTTTGCGGCGAAGAAAGCTTCGGTACCGGGTCCGACCATGTTCGGGAAAAGGACGGGCTCTGGGCCGTGCTGATGTGGCTGAACATCATTGCGGCCCGGAACATGGGCGTGGCCGAAATCATGGCGGATCATTGGGAGACCTTCGGGCGGAATTACTATTCGCGGCACGACTACGAGGCTTTGCCGGTCGATCAGGCCAACGCCATGCTCGGTGATTTGCGCGATCGGCTGTCTTCCTTGAAAGGGACGCAAGTTCAGGGGCTTGTGGTGCAAGATGCAGATGAGTTCAGCTATGAAGATCCGGTCGACGGCTCGATTTCCGCACATCAGGGCTTTCGCATCCTGTTCGAAGGTGGCTCGCGCGCGGTCTTGCGTCTGTCCGGAACCGGCACCGAAGGCGCAACGCTGCGGGTCTATCTGGAGCGGTATGTCGCCGGACCGGAGGGCCTGACAGAAGATCCTCAGCACGCTTTGGCGCCGATCATCGCGGCGACAGAGGATCTTGTCGGGATCAAGGCCCGAACGGGACGGAAAGGCCCGGATGTGATCACCTGA
- the glgA gene encoding glycogen synthase GlgA, translated as MKRVLSVASEAVPLVKTGGLADVVGALPEALAGQGWEMRVMLPAYRGVLDRLAATTVVWSDPDLFGGPAEVHLGKVGTMEVMALSAPHLYDRAGGPYSDLHGDFGDNAERFAALCWAAAAVAREGAEDWRPDVLHAHDWQGALAPAYLRYAGASLPSLITIHNMAFQGRVGADKMGALRLPREAFHRDGYEFWGDISTLKAGLTTADAITTVSPRYAEELMRGEYGQGLEGVIAARAGVVVGILNGIDDRVWNPETDPECISFSVTNISGKSKNRKALQAEFQLEKKIDEPLVILVSRLTAQKGIDLLPPAVEELVARGGALALLGSGDSWAEDLVRGLAARFPGRVGVRIGYDESLSHRMFAGADAVLVPSRFEPCGLTQLYGLRYGCLPLVSAVGGLADTVIGASPASLAGQAATGVVFHPVDALALRQGMRQLCDLHADRRIWTAMMKRAMKSDLGWSRSAARYAALYERLLAR; from the coding sequence ATGAAACGTGTTCTTTCCGTTGCGTCCGAGGCGGTTCCGCTGGTGAAAACCGGTGGCCTGGCCGATGTTGTGGGGGCCTTGCCCGAAGCGCTTGCGGGGCAGGGCTGGGAGATGCGGGTGATGCTTCCCGCCTATCGTGGCGTGCTGGATCGGCTTGCGGCCACGACCGTGGTCTGGAGCGATCCGGACCTTTTTGGCGGACCGGCCGAGGTGCATCTGGGCAAGGTCGGGACGATGGAGGTGATGGCGCTGAGCGCGCCGCATCTCTACGATCGGGCGGGCGGTCCCTATTCCGATCTCCACGGTGATTTCGGCGACAATGCCGAGAGGTTTGCCGCTTTGTGCTGGGCGGCGGCAGCTGTGGCGCGCGAGGGCGCGGAGGACTGGCGGCCGGATGTGCTGCATGCGCATGACTGGCAAGGCGCCCTTGCGCCTGCTTATCTGCGCTATGCCGGGGCGTCGTTGCCAAGCCTGATCACGATTCACAACATGGCCTTTCAGGGCCGTGTGGGGGCCGACAAGATGGGCGCCCTGCGCTTGCCACGCGAGGCGTTCCACCGGGATGGGTATGAGTTCTGGGGAGACATCTCGACCCTGAAGGCCGGTCTGACGACTGCCGATGCGATTACCACCGTCAGTCCCCGCTACGCCGAGGAACTGATGCGCGGCGAATATGGTCAGGGGCTTGAAGGGGTCATTGCCGCGCGGGCCGGTGTGGTTGTCGGTATTCTGAATGGCATCGATGACCGGGTATGGAATCCGGAAACCGACCCGGAGTGCATTTCTTTCTCTGTGACGAACATCTCCGGAAAATCAAAAAATCGCAAAGCGTTGCAGGCTGAATTTCAACTTGAAAAGAAGATCGACGAACCTTTGGTGATCCTCGTCTCGCGGCTGACGGCGCAAAAGGGGATCGACCTTCTGCCGCCTGCGGTCGAGGAGCTGGTCGCCAGAGGGGGGGCGCTTGCCCTGCTTGGCTCTGGCGATTCCTGGGCCGAAGATCTCGTGCGCGGTCTGGCCGCACGCTTCCCCGGCCGGGTCGGGGTGCGGATCGGTTACGACGAATCGTTGAGCCATCGGATGTTTGCGGGCGCAGATGCGGTGCTTGTGCCCTCGCGCTTCGAGCCCTGCGGTCTGACCCAGCTTTATGGGTTGCGTTACGGCTGCCTGCCCCTTGTTTCCGCGGTCGGCGGCCTTGCCGACACGGTGATCGGGGCTTCCCCGGCAAGCCTGGCGGGGCAAGCGGCGACGGGCGTCGTGTTCCATCCGGTCGATGCCTTGGCGCTGCGACAGGGGATGCGGCAGCTGTGCGATCTGCATGCCGATCGCAGGATCTGGACCGCGATGATGAAGCGGGCAATGAAGTCCGATCTTGGGTGGTCGCGGTCTGCCGCCCGTTACGCGGCACTTTATGAACGGTTGCTGGCGCGATGA
- the glgB gene encoding 1,4-alpha-glucan branching protein GlgB, which produces MSMILSAEALALAEGRHDDPFSILGWHQTPEGGRLVALVPGAEHVWAISRETGAEAELQHVTNGLFAGKWEGGRYRLRARNAQSTWDFEDAYAFGPVLGEIDEYLIGEGTHRRLWQVLGAHVIWHEGIRGVHFAVWAPSARRVSVVGNFNIWDGRRHQMRRRGATGVWEIFVPGLMAGEVYKYEILSADGVVQPFKADPVGFGAEHPPQTASQVRELGLHLWGDGAWIGQRQKMQDIHAPISIYEVHLGSWRRVWDQGGRALSYHELAGQLVDYVVEMGFTHIELLPITEFPFDGSWGYQPIGLYAPTIRHGRPEEFAAFVDAAHRRGVGVILDWVPGHFPTDDHGLRRFDGTALYEHADPKEGFHQDWNTLIYNYGRREVKNFLLANALFWLEEYHLDGLRVDAVASMLYRDYSRRDGEWVPNIHGGRENLEAIDFLKEVNAEAYGGAPGIMTVAEESTAFSGVTRPVHLGGLGFGYKWNMGWMNDSLRYFSRDPIHRRWHHNELTFASSYTYSENFILPISHDEVVHGKGSMLGKMPGDGLQKFANLRAFYAYQWAHPGKKLLFMGQEFAQGREWAHQGALDWHLLDDPLHRGMQALVRDLNKLYRDTPALHWGDCDPSGFDWIEADDAEASVYVFERRAPGADPVVVAANLTPLDRTYRIGLPQAGTWCEIFNSDSGYYGGANWGNLGAIEADEIATTRRPFSAEVYLPPLSVVMFTPA; this is translated from the coding sequence ATGTCGATGATCTTGTCTGCCGAGGCGCTGGCGCTGGCCGAGGGCCGGCATGACGATCCTTTTTCGATTCTGGGCTGGCATCAGACCCCGGAAGGGGGGCGTCTGGTGGCGCTCGTGCCGGGGGCCGAACATGTCTGGGCAATTTCCCGCGAGACCGGGGCAGAAGCTGAGCTTCAACATGTAACCAACGGACTCTTCGCAGGAAAATGGGAAGGCGGCAGATATCGTCTGCGCGCCCGCAATGCCCAATCCACCTGGGATTTCGAGGATGCCTATGCCTTCGGTCCGGTGCTTGGCGAGATCGACGAATATCTGATCGGAGAGGGCACGCATCGTCGTCTGTGGCAGGTTCTGGGCGCGCATGTGATCTGGCACGAGGGGATCCGCGGCGTGCATTTCGCAGTCTGGGCGCCCTCGGCGCGGCGGGTTTCGGTCGTCGGAAATTTCAACATCTGGGATGGCCGCCGACATCAGATGCGCCGTCGCGGCGCGACGGGGGTTTGGGAGATCTTCGTGCCGGGCCTGATGGCGGGCGAAGTTTACAAATATGAGATCCTGTCGGCCGATGGCGTCGTTCAGCCTTTCAAGGCCGATCCGGTGGGATTTGGCGCCGAGCATCCGCCGCAGACGGCGTCTCAGGTCCGCGAGCTTGGACTGCATCTGTGGGGCGACGGCGCCTGGATCGGGCAACGCCAGAAGATGCAGGACATTCATGCACCGATTTCGATTTATGAGGTGCATCTCGGCTCCTGGCGACGGGTCTGGGATCAGGGCGGACGCGCTCTGAGCTATCACGAACTGGCGGGGCAACTTGTCGATTACGTCGTCGAGATGGGGTTCACGCATATCGAGCTTTTGCCGATAACCGAATTTCCCTTTGATGGCTCCTGGGGCTATCAGCCGATCGGGCTTTATGCGCCAACGATCCGCCATGGGCGCCCTGAGGAATTCGCGGCTTTTGTCGATGCCGCGCATCGCCGGGGTGTCGGGGTGATCCTGGATTGGGTGCCGGGCCATTTCCCGACCGACGATCATGGGCTGCGCCGCTTCGACGGGACCGCGCTTTATGAACATGCCGATCCGAAAGAAGGGTTCCATCAGGACTGGAACACGTTGATCTACAATTACGGCCGGCGCGAAGTGAAGAATTTCCTTCTGGCCAACGCGCTGTTCTGGCTTGAGGAATATCACCTCGACGGGCTTCGGGTCGATGCAGTGGCCTCGATGCTCTATCGCGACTATTCGCGGCGGGACGGCGAATGGGTGCCCAATATTCATGGCGGACGAGAAAATCTGGAGGCGATCGACTTTCTGAAAGAGGTCAATGCAGAGGCCTATGGCGGCGCCCCGGGGATCATGACGGTGGCCGAGGAAAGCACCGCCTTTTCGGGGGTGACCCGGCCGGTGCATCTGGGCGGGCTTGGCTTCGGCTACAAGTGGAACATGGGCTGGATGAATGACAGCCTGCGGTATTTTTCCCGCGATCCGATCCATCGCCGCTGGCATCACAACGAACTTACCTTCGCAAGTTCATACACTTACAGCGAGAACTTTATCCTGCCGATCAGTCACGACGAGGTCGTTCACGGCAAGGGGTCGATGCTGGGCAAGATGCCGGGAGACGGGTTGCAGAAATTCGCCAACCTGCGGGCCTTCTATGCGTACCAATGGGCGCATCCGGGCAAGAAGCTGCTCTTCATGGGGCAGGAGTTCGCGCAGGGGCGCGAATGGGCGCATCAGGGGGCCCTTGACTGGCACCTTCTGGACGACCCGCTGCACCGCGGCATGCAGGCGTTGGTGCGCGATCTGAACAAGCTTTACCGCGATACCCCGGCCTTGCATTGGGGCGATTGCGACCCCTCCGGTTTCGACTGGATCGAGGCGGATGATGCCGAAGCGTCGGTTTATGTTTTCGAACGTCGTGCCCCGGGCGCAGATCCTGTCGTGGTGGCGGCCAATCTGACGCCTCTCGACCGCACCTATCGCATCGGCCTGCCCCAGGCGGGGACATGGTGCGAGATCTTCAATTCCGACAGCGGCTATTATGGCGGTGCCAACTGGGGCAATCTCGGCGCGATCGAGGCCGACGAGATCGCCACCACGCGACGCCCGTTCAGCGCCGAGGTCTATCTGCCACCACTCTCCGTGGTGATGTTCACGCCCGCCTGA
- the glgC gene encoding glucose-1-phosphate adenylyltransferase, translating into MKPQPNQRLSSQAMAFVLAGGRGSRLKELTDRRAKPAVYFGGKTRIIDFALSNALNSGIRKMAIATQYKAHSLIRHMQRGWNFFRAERNEYLDILPASQRIDESKWYLGTADAVAQNIDIIEDYDVKYVIILAGDHIYKMDYEVMLLQHVLSKADVTIGCLTVPRAEASAFGCMAADKTGRITQFIEKPANPPGLPEDPTHSLVSMGIYVFDWVFLRELLIRDAEDPHSSHDFGHDLIPQIVKYGKAMAHRFSESCVTSGLEHEPYWRDVGTIDAFWQANIDLTEFTPKLDLYDNAWPIWTYAEIVPPAKFIHDEDGRRGSAVSSLISGDCIVSGSEVRNSLLFTGCRSHSWSTVQHVVALPYVDIGERAQLTRCVIDRGVKVPPGLVVGVDPEEDAKWFRRTEGGIVLITQSMLDARAAALG; encoded by the coding sequence ATGAAACCGCAACCGAACCAGAGGCTTTCGTCACAGGCCATGGCCTTCGTTCTGGCGGGCGGTCGGGGGAGCCGTCTGAAGGAGCTGACCGACAGGCGCGCGAAACCTGCGGTCTATTTTGGCGGCAAGACACGCATCATCGATTTCGCCCTGTCGAATGCGCTCAACTCCGGCATTCGCAAGATGGCGATCGCGACACAATACAAGGCGCACAGCCTGATCCGGCACATGCAGCGCGGCTGGAACTTCTTCCGCGCGGAACGTAATGAATATCTTGATATTCTTCCGGCAAGTCAGCGGATCGACGAAAGCAAATGGTATCTGGGCACCGCCGATGCGGTGGCGCAGAACATCGACATCATCGAAGATTATGACGTCAAATATGTGATCATTCTGGCTGGCGATCACATCTACAAGATGGATTATGAGGTGATGTTGCTGCAGCATGTGCTGAGCAAGGCCGATGTGACGATCGGTTGTCTGACCGTGCCGAGAGCCGAGGCCTCCGCCTTCGGCTGTATGGCGGCGGACAAGACCGGGCGCATCACCCAGTTCATCGAGAAACCGGCCAATCCGCCGGGGCTGCCCGAAGATCCGACCCATTCGCTGGTCTCGATGGGGATCTATGTCTTCGACTGGGTGTTCCTGCGCGAGTTGCTGATCCGCGATGCCGAGGATCCCCATTCCAGCCATGATTTCGGTCACGACCTGATCCCGCAGATCGTGAAATATGGCAAGGCGATGGCGCATCGGTTCTCGGAAAGCTGCGTGACGTCGGGTCTGGAACACGAGCCTTATTGGCGCGACGTCGGCACGATCGACGCGTTCTGGCAGGCCAATATAGACCTGACGGAATTCACGCCGAAGCTTGATCTTTATGACAATGCCTGGCCGATCTGGACCTATGCCGAGATCGTGCCGCCGGCGAAATTCATCCATGACGAAGACGGGCGGCGCGGCAGTGCGGTCAGTTCGCTGATCTCGGGGGATTGCATCGTTTCGGGTTCCGAAGTGCGCAACTCGCTTCTGTTCACCGGGTGCCGGTCGCATAGTTGGTCGACAGTTCAACATGTTGTCGCCCTCCCTTATGTCGATATCGGCGAACGTGCCCAGCTCACGCGTTGCGTCATCGACCGCGGGGTGAAGGTTCCGCCGGGACTTGTCGTCGGGGTGGACCCGGAAGAAGATGCGAAGTGGTTCCGCCGGACCGAGGGCGGGATCGTGCTGATCACGCAAAGCATGCTTGACGCCCGTGCGGCAGCCCTGGGCTGA
- the glgX gene encoding glycogen debranching protein GlgX: MKIGPGRAEILGAIPVSGGVNFALFSAHAEKVELCLFDGDQETRLVLPGRAGDVWHGFVPGLVPGAEYGYRVYGPWAPEIGHRFNPSKLLVDPYARALTGPLVWGPSMQGGVGATRPDRRDSAASTARGIVCEIQKPLWDRPTRTWSQTIIYEAHVRGLTMQHPEVPAALRGGYEAVASPPIIEHLKRLGVTALELLPVAAFIDDRFLVEKGLRNYWGYQPIGFMAPDPRYGTRESFRAMVRALHAAGIEVILDVVFNHAGEGDGTGPTVSLRGIDNNSYYRLCEGGRSYVNDTGTGNTLNLAHPMVLRLVMDALRHWVEEMGVDGFRFDLATTLGRASTGEFKELASLISAIRQDPVLNAVKLIAEPWDIGPGGYRLGAFPYPFVEWNDRFRDGVRQFWRGDAGLIPELARRVAGSAEIFDHRGRPATTSVNFLTAHDGFTLHDLVSYAEKRNEANGENNRDGHNANFSQALPDAGAKASRKRAMLATLMLSQGVPMLLAGDELGNSQAGNNNAYAQDNPIGWVDWQTADEGLIAFVSRLIRLRRDHPVLRQTRFLHAKIRAQDGVRDLIWRLPSGAELSSQDWHDAQSRCLCAEVRGAAEGPPGLASGEAMFAVFNAGGATEVHLPDGAWRLLIDTAEPDRPEAPHFAAATCVAAQSVQLFIRSTARQEPSP; the protein is encoded by the coding sequence ATGAAGATCGGACCGGGAAGGGCAGAGATCCTGGGGGCAATCCCGGTTTCCGGCGGCGTGAATTTCGCTCTTTTTTCTGCCCATGCGGAAAAGGTCGAGCTTTGCCTTTTCGACGGTGACCAGGAGACCCGACTTGTCCTGCCGGGGCGTGCCGGGGATGTGTGGCATGGGTTTGTTCCCGGCCTGGTTCCGGGTGCGGAATACGGATATCGTGTCTATGGACCCTGGGCCCCGGAGATCGGTCACCGGTTCAACCCGTCCAAGCTGCTCGTCGATCCCTATGCGCGGGCCCTGACGGGCCCTCTGGTCTGGGGGCCGTCAATGCAGGGGGGCGTCGGCGCGACCCGGCCGGATCGGCGCGATTCCGCCGCGTCAACGGCGCGCGGGATCGTCTGCGAAATTCAGAAGCCACTTTGGGATCGGCCTACAAGAACCTGGTCGCAAACGATTATTTACGAAGCGCATGTGCGTGGGCTGACGATGCAGCACCCCGAAGTCCCGGCGGCCTTGAGAGGGGGCTATGAGGCTGTCGCGTCGCCGCCGATCATCGAGCATCTGAAACGGCTCGGGGTCACTGCGCTTGAACTCTTGCCTGTCGCGGCCTTTATCGATGACCGCTTTCTGGTCGAGAAGGGGCTGCGCAATTACTGGGGGTATCAGCCGATCGGGTTCATGGCCCCCGATCCGCGGTATGGCACGCGTGAGAGCTTTCGCGCCATGGTCCGGGCTTTGCATGCGGCCGGGATCGAGGTCATCCTGGACGTCGTCTTCAATCACGCGGGCGAGGGCGATGGGACCGGTCCGACCGTGAGCCTGCGCGGAATTGACAATAATTCCTATTACAGGTTGTGTGAAGGTGGGCGCTCTTACGTCAATGACACTGGGACGGGGAATACGCTCAACCTTGCGCATCCGATGGTTCTGCGTCTGGTGATGGATGCCTTGCGTCACTGGGTCGAGGAAATGGGGGTCGATGGCTTCCGCTTCGATCTGGCCACGACGCTTGGCCGGGCCTCGACGGGAGAGTTCAAGGAACTGGCTTCGCTGATCTCTGCGATCCGGCAGGACCCGGTTCTCAACGCGGTGAAACTGATTGCGGAACCTTGGGACATCGGTCCCGGCGGCTATCGCCTGGGCGCTTTTCCTTACCCGTTCGTGGAGTGGAACGATCGCTTCCGCGATGGTGTGCGGCAGTTCTGGCGGGGGGATGCCGGGTTGATTCCGGAACTGGCGCGGCGCGTTGCGGGCTCTGCGGAGATCTTCGATCATCGTGGCCGACCCGCGACGACGTCGGTCAACTTTCTTACGGCCCATGATGGGTTCACCTTGCATGACCTTGTTTCCTATGCGGAAAAGCGAAACGAGGCGAATGGTGAAAACAATCGCGACGGTCACAATGCGAATTTCTCGCAGGCTTTGCCTGATGCCGGTGCGAAGGCGTCGCGAAAGCGGGCGATGCTGGCGACCCTGATGCTGTCGCAAGGTGTCCCGATGCTGCTTGCCGGGGATGAACTGGGCAATTCGCAAGCGGGGAACAACAACGCTTATGCGCAGGACAATCCGATCGGCTGGGTAGATTGGCAGACCGCGGACGAGGGGCTGATTGCCTTTGTGTCGCGTCTCATCCGGCTGCGCCGAGACCATCCTGTCTTGCGACAGACCCGTTTCCTGCATGCCAAGATCCGCGCTCAGGACGGGGTTCGCGACCTGATCTGGCGGCTGCCTTCCGGTGCCGAACTGTCCTCGCAAGATTGGCATGACGCCCAGTCGCGCTGTCTTTGCGCCGAGGTGCGGGGCGCCGCCGAGGGTCCCCCGGGTCTTGCCTCGGGGGAAGCGATGTTTGCCGTCTTCAACGCGGGAGGGGCGACCGAGGTGCATCTGCCAGACGGCGCGTGGCGGCTGCTGATCGACACGGCCGAACCTGATCGCCCCGAAGCCCCGCATTTTGCCGCAGCGACTTGCGTTGCCGCGCAATCCGTTCAACTGTTCATCCGATCGACTGCACGGCAGGAGCCAAGTCCATGA